In Oryza brachyantha chromosome 1, ObraRS2, whole genome shotgun sequence, the following are encoded in one genomic region:
- the LOC102712311 gene encoding amino acid transporter AVT6C-like — MTLPAASTDKSAGAGGVGEPLLPESSGGGHGASVLGAVFNVSTSIIGAGIMSIPAAMRVLGVVPALLLIFAVAALSDSSVEFMLRYTGWDSGPPSYAGIMGDAFGRAGAKVLNVCIAFTTTGTLVVYLIIIGDVMSGSVGAGDEHAGVLRELFGPQWWTARELVILATAVVVLLPLVLRRRVDSLRFTSAVSILLAVVFMLISLGIAVYALIRGTAKMPRLLPDFSRLSSPFELFTAVPVIVVAFTFHFNVHPIRAELSKTSDMKAAVRISLVLCAVIYAAVGFFGFLLFGDATMADVLANFDRSSGAGVPQALNDAARLSYALHLVLVFPLIHFSLRVNVDELLFPGRRPLATDTRRFITLTAVLMAVLYALAIAIPSIWTLFEYSGSTFAVCISLIFPGAIVLRDAHGIAKRKDKVLAATMITLAVITSSIAIASNIMSSINGKVEGGHAADR, encoded by the exons ATGActctgccggcggcgagcacggacaagagcgccggcgccggcggggtggGCGAGCCGCTGCTGCCGGAGTCATCCGGCGGCGGGCACGGGGCGTCGGTCCTCGGCGCGGTGTTCAACGTGTCGACGAGCATCATCGGCGCCGGCATCATGTCGATCCCTGCGGCAATGCGGGTGCTCGGGGTGGTCCCCGCGCTCCTCCTcatcttcgccgtcgccgccctctccGACTCCTCCGTGGAGTTCATGCTGCGGTACACGGGCTGGGACAGCGGCCCGCCGTCGTACGCAGGGATCATGGGCGACGCGttcggccgcgccggcgccaagGTGCTCAACGTCTGCATCGCCTTCACCACCACCGGCACCCTCGTCGTCTACCTCATCATCATCG GGGATGTGATGTCTGGAAGCGTTGGGGCAGGGGACGAGCACGCCGGCGTTCTGCGGGAGCTGTTCGGACCTCAGTGGTGGACGGCGAGGGAGCTTGTCATTCTGGCCACGGCCGTTGTCGTTCTGCTGCCGCtcgtgctccgccgccgcgtcg ATTCCCTGAGGTTCACGTCGGCCGTGTCCATCCTACTGGCGGTGGTGTTCATGCTCATCAGCCTGGGCATCGCGGTGTACGCCCTCATCAGGGGCACCGCGAAGATGCCGCGGCTGCTCCCGGACTTCTCTCGCCTCTCTTCTCCGTTCGAGCTCTTCACCGCCGTCCCAGTAATAGTCGTCGCCTTTACATTCCACTTCAACG TGCACCCGATCCGAGCGGAGCTGAGCAAGACGTCGGACATGAAGGCGGCCGTGCGAATCTCCCTCGTGCTCTGCGCCGTCATCTACGCGGCGGTGGGGTTCTTCGGCTTCCTCCTGTTCGGGGACGCCACAATGGCCGACGTGCTCGCCAACTTCGACcgcagctccggcgccggAGTCCCGCAGGCGCTCAACGACGCGGCGCGCCTCAGCTACGCGCTGCACCTCGTGCTAGTCTTCCCGCTGATCCACTTCTCGCTCCGCGTCAACGTCGACGAGCTCCTGTTCccggggcggcggccgctGGCCACGGACACGCGCCGGTTCATCACGCTCACGGCCGTGCTCATGGCGGTGCTCTACGcgctcgccatcgccatcccCAGCATCTGGACGCTCTTCGAGTACTCCGGCTCAACCTTCGCCGTCTGCATCTCGTTGATCTTCCCCGGCGCCATCGTTCTCAG ggaTGCTCATGGGATAGCGAAGCGGAAAGACAAGGTAttggcggcgacgatgatCACTCTGGCCGTGATCACGAGCAGCATTGCCATCGCCTCCAACATCATGAGCTCCATCAACGGCAAGGTGGAAGGGGGCCATGCCGCAGATAGGTAG
- the LOC121053228 gene encoding amino acid transporter AVT6A-like, whose translation MVSKKSSIAGGNGGENGAAETPLLSEQYAGVGEPATGASVLGAVFNMSTSVVGAGIMSIPAAMRVLGVAPTVALVAGVALLAHAAVDFMLRYTRAPPSYAALMGDAFGRAGAALLNVFVAVNAIGTLTVYLIIIGNTPTN comes from the coding sequence ATGGTGTCCAAGAAATCCTCCATCGCCGGCGGTAACGGAGGCGAAAATGGGGCAGCAGAAACGCCCCTGCTGTCGGAGCAGTACGCCGGCGTGGGGGAGCCGGCCACGGGCGCGTCGGTGCTCGGCGCGGTGTTCAACATGTCGACGAGCGTTGTGGGCGCCGGGATCATGTCGATCCCGGCGGCCATGCGGGTGCTCGGCGTTGCGCCGACGGTGGCGCTCGTGGCCGGCGTCGCGCTCCTGGCCCACGCCGCCGTGGATTTCATGCTCCGGTAcacccgcgcgccgccgtcgtacgCGGCGCTGATGGGCGACGCGTTCGGCCGCGCCGGGGCCGCGCTGCTCAACGTGTTCGTCGCTGTCAATGCCATCGGGACCCTGACAGTGTACCTCATCATCATCGGTAACACGCCGACCAATTAA